One genomic region from Muriicola soli encodes:
- a CDS encoding Zn-dependent hydrolase yields MKKNYFLFILCMSYGVLSIAQQVPQVNQERLEKTLFTLANYGVKENGETNRVAFSDADLAGRAYIISLMQISGLEVSVDYAGNIIGKKVGKDPDLKPIGFGSHIDMVPNGGNYDGCVGSLAAIEVIRTLDEAGIQTEHPLEIFIFSNEEGGVMGSRALVGELNEDALTVVNSTGFSMREGINRLGGNADRVWEVEREEGSLAAFLELHIEQGGILDREQIDIGVVEGIVGIKWWDVNIKGFANHAGTTPMALRKDALISAAKFVLAINKVIKSYEGNQVGTVGKIEAFPGAPNVIPGEVNLSLEIRDLSSEKIKKLFEDIKTQAQVIEEEMETPFTFTPIDATSAPALTDKKIQELIAGAAEEMGLSTKQMQSGAGHDAQDMARITPVGMIFVPSEGGISHSPKEYTSPTDMANGANVLLRTILKLDQSWY; encoded by the coding sequence ATGAAAAAGAACTATTTCTTGTTCATACTCTGTATGTCCTATGGTGTGCTTTCCATTGCCCAGCAAGTCCCGCAGGTAAATCAGGAACGCCTGGAAAAGACCTTATTTACCCTGGCCAATTACGGCGTGAAAGAAAACGGAGAAACAAATCGCGTGGCATTTAGTGATGCTGATCTCGCAGGACGCGCTTATATCATTTCGCTCATGCAAATATCCGGATTGGAGGTGAGTGTGGATTACGCCGGAAATATTATCGGGAAAAAAGTGGGAAAAGACCCTGATCTAAAACCTATTGGATTTGGCTCGCATATCGACATGGTTCCCAACGGTGGTAACTACGACGGATGCGTGGGTTCTTTGGCAGCTATAGAAGTCATCAGAACCTTAGATGAAGCCGGAATTCAGACCGAACACCCCCTTGAAATATTTATTTTTTCGAACGAAGAGGGAGGAGTGATGGGAAGTCGGGCCCTTGTGGGTGAGTTAAACGAAGATGCCCTTACCGTTGTGAACAGTACAGGGTTTTCTATGCGTGAAGGCATCAACAGGCTTGGAGGAAATGCAGATCGGGTCTGGGAAGTAGAACGGGAAGAAGGGAGTTTAGCTGCTTTTCTGGAACTTCATATTGAACAGGGAGGGATTTTGGATCGCGAACAGATCGATATTGGAGTTGTCGAAGGAATCGTTGGCATTAAATGGTGGGATGTTAATATCAAAGGCTTTGCCAACCATGCAGGAACCACGCCTATGGCATTGAGAAAAGATGCCCTGATCTCTGCTGCCAAATTTGTTCTTGCTATTAATAAAGTGATTAAAAGTTATGAAGGGAATCAGGTGGGGACAGTGGGCAAGATCGAAGCCTTTCCTGGAGCGCCTAACGTGATCCCCGGAGAAGTGAATTTAAGCCTTGAAATTAGGGATCTTTCCTCAGAGAAAATCAAAAAATTATTTGAGGATATAAAAACACAAGCTCAAGTCATTGAAGAAGAAATGGAAACCCCTTTTACCTTTACCCCTATCGATGCGACTTCAGCTCCGGCCCTCACCGATAAAAAAATCCAGGAGCTCATCGCCGGAGCGGCTGAAGAGATGGGTTTAAGCACGAAGCAAATGCAGAGCGGTGCCGGACACGACGCCCAGGATATGGCTCGAATTACACCGGTTGGGATGATCTTTGTTCCCAGTGAAGGGGGTATCAGCCATTCGCCCAAAGAATATACTTCTCCCACCGATATGGCCAATGGGGCTAATGTTCTTTTGCGGACCATCTTAAAGCTAGATCAGTCCTGGTACTGA
- a CDS encoding CIA30 family protein codes for MGQASFTLFQFSDSSDISKWQVVNDGVMGGLSKGRISLNEEGKGVFQGFVSLENNGGFSLVQYSFKPKAVSDFTSLEIKLKGDGKKYQIRVKSSSSQYYNYAYTFETTGKWQTLSIPFKAFIPQFRGRQLNMPPYPGQEMGEVAILIGNKKAEEFRIELDHILLK; via the coding sequence ATGGGACAAGCCTCTTTTACTCTATTTCAATTTTCTGATAGCAGCGATATTTCCAAGTGGCAGGTAGTCAATGACGGGGTGATGGGCGGACTTTCCAAAGGCAGGATATCCCTTAACGAAGAAGGAAAAGGAGTGTTCCAGGGGTTTGTTTCCCTAGAGAATAACGGTGGCTTCTCCCTTGTTCAATACAGTTTTAAACCAAAAGCTGTTTCCGACTTTACCTCCCTTGAAATAAAACTAAAAGGAGACGGGAAAAAATACCAGATCAGGGTAAAGTCGAGTTCCTCACAATACTACAATTACGCCTATACTTTTGAAACTACAGGAAAATGGCAGACCCTAAGCATTCCTTTTAAAGCGTTTATTCCACAATTCAGAGGAAGACAATTAAATATGCCGCCTTATCCGGGGCAAGAAATGGGAGAGGTTGCGATTCTGATCGGGAATAAGAAAGCCGAGGAATTCAGGATTGAGCTCGATCACATCCTGCTGAAATAA
- a CDS encoding M28 family metallopeptidase produces MLKRVLFLSLFALSLGTINAQSITGFKAENVSEQLDLEAAFEARLSTENLDSWMKRLSAEPHWVGTEYGKQNADWMAARFKSWGYDTRIDTYHILFPYPKVRELELLGDQPYQAKLTAVPVEGDPYTAQGDALLPSYNAFSTDGDVEAELVFVNYGIPSDYEELEKLGIDVTGKIVIAKYYGSWRGIKPKLAAEKGAIGCIIYSDPEDDGYVRGDVYPEGAFKNKTGVQRGSVMDMPLYPGDVLTPGYAATKDAKRLNREEAPTITKIPVLPISYEDAQPLLAALKGPVAPESWKGGLPLTYHIGPGPAKVHLKLEFDWKITPAYNVIATLKGSTYPDQWVMRGNHHDAWVHGANDPVSGMIALMEEARVIGELAKQGKRPKRTVVYGAWDAEEPGLIGSTEWVEDHEKELQEKLVAYINTDGNGRGFFRAGGSHTLQTMVTEVADAVIDPQTGVSIKERRIAAQMVNGGNDSFNLSALGSGSDYTPFIQHAGIASLNIGFGGENAGGEYHTIYDTYPHYKRFKDPEFAYGVTLANAAGRMVLRIANADVLPFEFKQWHITVEGYLEEIMKEVDNKRKTVEKHNKLVRNNAYQLAADPRKPFKKPEPKDAVPYLDFSPLQNSLEQLRQSIEQLEALSLETLPLKKQEAINMALQKTEQQLTENSGLPRRPWFRHQLYAPGFYTGYGVKTLPGVREAIEQNQWKEAQEQIEKLSQTFLSMDAHLKKLISHAE; encoded by the coding sequence ATGTTGAAACGAGTTTTATTTCTTAGTCTTTTTGCCCTTTCTTTGGGCACCATTAACGCACAGTCCATCACCGGATTTAAAGCGGAAAACGTATCGGAACAATTAGATCTCGAAGCTGCCTTTGAGGCCAGGCTTTCAACTGAGAATCTGGATAGCTGGATGAAGCGCCTTTCAGCTGAGCCGCATTGGGTGGGTACAGAATACGGCAAACAAAATGCAGACTGGATGGCTGCCCGGTTTAAATCCTGGGGCTATGACACCAGAATAGATACATACCATATTCTCTTTCCCTATCCCAAAGTGCGCGAACTAGAACTTCTCGGAGATCAACCCTACCAGGCCAAACTAACAGCAGTGCCGGTTGAAGGTGACCCTTATACCGCTCAGGGTGATGCTCTCTTACCTAGTTACAATGCTTTCTCAACTGACGGGGATGTAGAGGCAGAACTGGTCTTTGTCAACTACGGCATCCCAAGTGATTATGAGGAATTAGAAAAGCTGGGGATTGATGTCACCGGCAAGATAGTGATCGCTAAATACTACGGTTCCTGGAGGGGGATTAAACCTAAACTCGCTGCTGAAAAAGGAGCAATTGGTTGCATCATTTACTCAGATCCCGAAGACGACGGCTATGTAAGAGGAGACGTATATCCGGAAGGGGCCTTTAAAAATAAAACAGGAGTGCAAAGAGGATCGGTAATGGATATGCCGCTTTATCCGGGCGATGTGCTAACCCCGGGATACGCAGCTACCAAAGATGCCAAAAGACTAAATCGTGAGGAGGCTCCTACGATCACAAAAATACCCGTTCTCCCCATTTCATATGAAGACGCACAACCTCTTCTGGCAGCCCTAAAAGGGCCGGTTGCCCCTGAAAGCTGGAAGGGTGGCCTGCCCCTCACCTACCATATAGGTCCGGGACCGGCCAAAGTGCATTTAAAATTAGAGTTCGACTGGAAAATTACTCCGGCCTACAATGTCATTGCAACTCTGAAAGGCAGCACCTATCCTGACCAATGGGTAATGCGGGGCAACCATCACGATGCCTGGGTACACGGAGCCAATGATCCTGTTAGTGGGATGATTGCGCTGATGGAAGAAGCCAGAGTTATTGGCGAGTTGGCGAAACAGGGAAAAAGGCCTAAGCGAACTGTTGTATACGGTGCCTGGGATGCCGAAGAACCCGGCTTGATCGGATCTACCGAATGGGTGGAAGACCATGAAAAGGAATTACAGGAAAAACTTGTCGCATACATCAATACAGACGGTAACGGGCGTGGCTTTTTCCGGGCAGGAGGATCGCATACCTTACAAACTATGGTAACCGAAGTGGCAGATGCCGTAATAGATCCTCAGACCGGGGTCTCCATAAAAGAAAGGCGCATTGCCGCTCAGATGGTTAACGGAGGAAATGATAGTTTTAATCTTAGTGCCCTGGGTTCAGGTTCTGATTATACCCCCTTTATCCAACACGCGGGAATAGCCTCCCTGAACATAGGTTTTGGAGGCGAAAATGCTGGGGGAGAATACCATACCATTTACGATACCTACCCTCATTACAAACGATTTAAGGATCCGGAATTTGCCTACGGAGTGACTTTGGCCAATGCTGCCGGGCGAATGGTATTGAGGATCGCCAATGCAGACGTCCTTCCTTTCGAGTTTAAGCAGTGGCATATTACGGTTGAGGGATATCTCGAGGAAATCATGAAAGAGGTCGACAACAAAAGAAAAACTGTTGAGAAACACAACAAGCTGGTCAGGAATAATGCTTATCAACTTGCTGCTGATCCGCGTAAACCCTTTAAAAAGCCGGAACCTAAAGATGCTGTTCCTTATCTCGACTTTTCGCCTTTGCAAAACAGTCTTGAACAATTAAGGCAGAGCATTGAGCAATTGGAAGCACTATCATTGGAGACGCTGCCCTTAAAAAAGCAGGAAGCAATAAATATGGCTTTACAAAAAACGGAACAGCAGCTCACCGAAAACTCGGGACTACCGCGAAGACCCTGGTTCAGGCATCAGTTGTATGCCCCGGGATTTTACACGGGCTACGGGGTAAAAACCTTGCCGGGGGTACGTGAGGCCATCGAACAAAATCAATGGAAGGAAGCACAGGAGCAAATTGAAAAGCTATCTCAAACCTTCCTTTCAATGGATGCACACCTTAAAAAATTGATCAGCCATGCAGAATAA